The following is a genomic window from Corynebacterium incognita.
AGTCCCGTACGTCAGGCTCGATGGCGTGAGCAGCAGGTGCCGTGCAATCGCTAGGTCCGACGTGGCGTTTCGCCGCGGGGTGACGGCCTTGCTATAGGTCGGCGCTGTCATGGCGGCCACCTCCTTGTAGTGCCCACACGGCGTTTTCCAGGGTGATTTCCTTGACGCGGACGCGCCCTTGGGCACGCGCGGCGTCGAAAAGCGCGATGATGTCATCGTCGCTGTGCCCGCGCATGTCGACGATCGCTTGGGTACCCAGGCGCCCTTCCTCGCGGTGGAGAACTGTGAGGTCTTGCACCAGGGCGTCGACAAGCTCGCCGGGGCCGGCGAGCTCCAGGATATTGTTGGCGAATTCCTCCGCCCCACCGGCAATGGTGGCGCCATCCTTGCCCAGGAGCAGTACCGTGTCCAGGCGGCCAGCAATTTCGTTGACATGGTGGGTGGACACCACAATCGTGCGCGTGCCGCGGAATTGCTCCAGGACGTCGTAGAATTCCCGGCGCTTATCGACGTCGAGTCCCAGGTACGGTTCGTCCAACAACACCAGCTCGCATCCGGACGCAAACGCGCACGCGATGCCCATCGCGGACTTCTGGCCGCGGGAGAGCCCCGAGTAGTTTTGTTTCAGCGGCAGCTCAAAACGTTCCGTGAGCTCGTCGAGGATGCCATCGTCCCAGTTGGGCCACCGCGCCGCGCCGATGGCGGCGAGCTTCTTCAGGCTCCAGCCGTCGACGAGCGGGGCATCAATGCCCATGAGGATCGTGCGGTCCATGACGGATTGGTTATCAAATGGTTTCTCGCCGAAGACCTCCAGGCCGCTAGCGCGGACCTGACCCGCGATGGCGCGCAGCGCAGTGGTTTTGCCCGCGGCGTTCGGGCCGATGAGCCCATGAGTTTGGTCGGGCCTCAAAGTAAAGTCCAGGTCTTCAAGCACCGCTCCCGCGCCGTATCCAGCGCGCATGGTTGTTGCTTTAACGGCGTGCATTGTTGCTGCTCCTCAGTCCATTGGTTGACAGTTGTTTGGCCGGCCGCACACCGCGCCCGGCGGTGGCGAAGAAGACAATGAGCGTAAGCGCCGCGAGGATGCCATACGCGATGAAGATGGGCGTCGAGATTGCTGCCCCGTCAACGAAGCCGATGGCCATCGACAGGGGCAACGCCACGGCGAACATGGCGGCAAAGGTGACCCAGACGCTGAGACCCGAGAGACCAACGAACATGACGGCGGTGATGACGCTCAATAGGGTGATGTGGCCTCCATACTCGGGGAATAGCGTCACCTCGAGCAGTGCCGCGAAGACGGCCGCAATGGCCGGGCCGGTCAGCAGAGTCACCAGCATCCATTCCCGTCGGGTCTTGCCGAAAGCCTGCCATGTGGCGAGAGTTCGACTGATGGTGAGGACACCGGAAGCGCCCATGGCGATGAAAAGGACCGCGTACGACGCACCCAGCGGGGAATCGACGGGTGTCAATTCCGTCACGATGACCACCACGGCGGCGAACACCGCACTCCAAAGAATCTGCGGATACACCAACAGACGCACTGCCAACGGACCGAAAGGAAGCACCTCGACATCACCGATAGCCAAAAAGGAGCTCAGCTTGTTTTCATCAGCTCGCGCGGTAGGCACCTGCCAGTAGGACAAACATGCCCACAAGGCGGTGAGGAGAAGCGTCAGTCCAATAATCAGCCACCCGCCCCCGCTGGGAACGAGGCCCCCGTTGAACACAGCCATTGCTAGGACCGGCAGGAGCACGACGACGCTGACGACCAGTGCTGCTTTGAGAAACACGGTCCGCCGTAATCCGAACGCGCGTGCGTTGATCGCCGACGGGGAGAACATCATGATGCAGATAAACAGCATT
Proteins encoded in this region:
- a CDS encoding AAA family ATPase, yielding MHAVKATTMRAGYGAGAVLEDLDFTLRPDQTHGLIGPNAAGKTTALRAIAGQVRASGLEVFGEKPFDNQSVMDRTILMGIDAPLVDGWSLKKLAAIGAARWPNWDDGILDELTERFELPLKQNYSGLSRGQKSAMGIACAFASGCELVLLDEPYLGLDVDKRREFYDVLEQFRGTRTIVVSTHHVNEIAGRLDTVLLLGKDGATIAGGAEEFANNILELAGPGELVDALVQDLTVLHREEGRLGTQAIVDMRGHSDDDIIALFDAARAQGRVRVKEITLENAVWALQGGGRHDSADL